The Candidatus Brocadia sp. genome has a segment encoding these proteins:
- a CDS encoding MFS transporter, protein MKNHSISDIKNNTDTKKATALKFIVLLGVVSLFADVTYEGARSINGPYLALLGASATTVGFVAGLGELIGHGLRLVSGYMSDKIGRYWAITLFGYALNMLAVPALALAGHWEIAAALMITERVGKAIRTPARDAMLSYATKEIGRGKGFGLHEALDQIGAVLGPLIVAGILYFREGYRTGYVVLFVPAIMAISVLITARWLYPQPRNLEVGQPVLETKGFPRKFWLYLVAVAMIAAGYADFPLIAYHFKKVSVVSDTWIPLFYAIAMGVDAIAALFFGYLFDRKGISILVVASLFSMLFPPLVFWGNFSVAIIGVALWGMGMGAQESVMRAAVAEMVPVARRGTGYGIFNTGYGICWFLGSALMGVLYDFSLVSLIIFSVVAQLASVPLLLLVRKGASKGQKAAVSL, encoded by the coding sequence ATGAAAAACCATTCAATTTCAGATATAAAGAACAATACTGATACAAAAAAAGCAACTGCCCTAAAATTTATTGTATTACTTGGTGTAGTGAGCCTCTTTGCGGATGTGACCTACGAAGGTGCCCGTAGTATCAATGGCCCGTATCTTGCTTTGCTTGGGGCAAGTGCAACGACGGTTGGATTTGTGGCAGGGCTTGGGGAGTTGATCGGACATGGCCTGCGGCTTGTCTCAGGCTATATGAGTGACAAAATAGGAAGATACTGGGCAATTACGCTGTTTGGTTATGCCTTAAATATGCTGGCCGTGCCTGCCCTGGCACTGGCAGGACATTGGGAAATTGCTGCTGCACTCATGATTACAGAACGTGTAGGAAAGGCAATTCGAACCCCCGCACGTGATGCAATGCTTTCTTACGCAACCAAGGAGATTGGCAGGGGGAAGGGCTTTGGGTTACACGAGGCATTGGACCAAATCGGGGCCGTGCTTGGTCCACTTATAGTTGCGGGAATTCTCTATTTCAGGGAGGGTTATCGGACTGGCTACGTCGTCCTCTTTGTACCTGCAATCATGGCTATAAGCGTGCTTATAACGGCCCGGTGGTTATATCCTCAGCCCAGAAATTTAGAAGTGGGTCAACCTGTACTGGAGACGAAGGGATTTCCCAGAAAATTCTGGCTTTATCTTGTAGCCGTTGCGATGATTGCGGCAGGTTATGCGGACTTTCCACTGATTGCATATCACTTTAAAAAAGTATCCGTTGTTTCTGACACCTGGATTCCTCTTTTTTACGCTATTGCAATGGGGGTCGATGCCATTGCGGCACTTTTTTTTGGATATCTGTTTGACCGCAAGGGCATTTCTATACTGGTTGTTGCTTCTCTCTTTTCCATGCTCTTTCCCCCATTGGTTTTTTGGGGGAATTTCTCCGTTGCCATCATCGGTGTAGCACTCTGGGGTATGGGTATGGGGGCGCAGGAATCCGTTATGCGGGCGGCTGTTGCCGAAATGGTTCCCGTAGCCAGGCGTGGTACGGGATATGGTATCTTCAATACTGGCTATGGAATATGCTGGTTTCTCGGCAGTGCACTTATGGGAGTTTTGTACGACTTCTCACTTGTATCACTCATTATATTTTCGGTTGTTGCACAGCTTGCATCAGTTCCGTTACTTTTATTGGTCAGGAAAGGCGCTTCAAAAGGCCAAAAAGCTGCTGTCTCGCTATAA